In Deinococcus psychrotolerans, a genomic segment contains:
- a CDS encoding YggS family pyridoxal phosphate enzyme: protein MSLNQVLSEIRSAAQQAGRAPESARLVVVSKGQSLESIEEKILTGRALPAPIMLAENRGQDLRDKVRQAEELGWQERFGPLEWHFIGPLQRNKIKYLEPVSLVHTLEEAWQAEAIAEAAHKWGHAPAVLLQLHNGEAQKHGVAPEHLKALYHAAVQTGLEVRGLMVMAPYGDLAAAQRVFAETARHAADLGLSELSMGMSDDFLQAIPEGATLLRIGRRLFL from the coding sequence ATGAGCCTGAACCAAGTCTTATCCGAAATTCGCAGCGCGGCGCAGCAAGCGGGCCGGGCCCCTGAGAGCGCCCGCTTGGTGGTGGTCAGCAAAGGGCAGAGTCTGGAGAGCATCGAGGAAAAGATTCTGACTGGCCGAGCCTTGCCCGCGCCGATCATGCTGGCCGAGAACCGGGGCCAAGACCTGCGCGACAAGGTGCGCCAGGCTGAAGAACTCGGCTGGCAAGAGCGCTTCGGGCCGCTGGAGTGGCACTTTATCGGGCCTTTGCAGCGCAACAAAATCAAGTACCTTGAGCCAGTCAGCTTGGTGCATACCCTGGAAGAAGCGTGGCAAGCTGAGGCGATTGCCGAGGCCGCCCACAAGTGGGGCCACGCGCCCGCCGTGCTGCTGCAACTGCACAACGGCGAAGCGCAAAAGCACGGCGTCGCTCCCGAGCATCTCAAAGCGCTGTACCATGCAGCGGTGCAGACGGGTTTAGAAGTGCGCGGCCTGATGGTGATGGCTCCTTACGGCGACCTCGCAGCGGCCCAGCGGGTGTTCGCTGAGACCGCGAGGCACGCCGCCGATTTGGGACTCAGCGAACTGAGCATGGGCATGAGTGACGACTTTTTGCAGGCCATCCCGGAAGGCGCGACGCTGCTGCGAATCGGAAGGCGGCTGTTTTTGTGA